One window of the Saccopteryx bilineata isolate mSacBil1 chromosome 2, mSacBil1_pri_phased_curated, whole genome shotgun sequence genome contains the following:
- the LOC136323090 gene encoding cytochrome c oxidase subunit 6C-like yields the protein MSSSALTKPQMCGLLAKRLRMHLVGAITISLGVAAFCKFAVAEPRKKAFADFYRNYDFMKDFEEMRKAGIFQSTK from the coding sequence ATGTCTTCCAGTGCTTTGACAAAACCTCAGATGTGTGGCCTTCTGGCCAAGCGTCTGCGAATGCATCTTGTTGGAGCCATCACTATATCCCTGGGGGTGGCAGCTTTCTGTAAGTTTGCTGTGGCTGAGCCAAGAAAGAAGGCATTTGCAGATTTCTACAGAAATTATGATTTCATGAAAGATTTTGAGGAAATGAGGAAGGCTGGTATCTTTCAAAGTACAAAGTGA